In Candidatus Pelagibacter sp. HIMB1321, a single genomic region encodes these proteins:
- a CDS encoding aminopeptidase P family protein produces MERPDFFELKNGEKVKLPFSDKEYNQRVSSLRNVMDKNNLDMIILTSMHNIAYYTGFIYCSFGRPYGCVITKDKISTISANIDASQPWRRSHCDNVIYTDWKRDNFLRAIVSIVGRDEPPKNIGLEYDHITLDMREKVGSIFTFSVFSDVAKDLMNLRMIKSNEEIEIIKNGARIADLGGEEIAKNIREGNTEIEIAIAGRDRMEREIVKSYPGAEYMDTWVWFQSGINTDGAHNPKTNRKLQKGDILSLNTFPMISGYYTALERTLFLDHADDASLKAWEANVKVHKRGLELIKPGVKCSDICHELNELFAELGYLQYRTFGYGHSFGVLSHFYGREAGLELREDIDTVLEENMVVSMEPMIMIPEGKPGAGGYREHDILVIGKEGAENITKFPFGPEHNIIKA; encoded by the coding sequence ATGGAAAGACCAGATTTTTTTGAACTTAAAAATGGAGAAAAGGTAAAACTTCCTTTCTCTGATAAAGAATACAATCAAAGAGTTTCAAGTTTAAGAAATGTGATGGATAAAAATAATCTTGATATGATTATTTTAACATCCATGCATAATATTGCTTATTACACAGGCTTTATTTATTGTTCTTTTGGCAGACCTTATGGATGTGTCATCACTAAAGATAAAATCTCAACGATTTCAGCAAATATTGATGCAAGTCAACCTTGGAGACGATCACACTGTGATAATGTTATTTATACAGACTGGAAAAGAGATAATTTTTTAAGAGCAATTGTTTCAATTGTTGGAAGAGATGAGCCACCAAAAAATATAGGACTTGAATACGATCATATCACTTTAGATATGAGAGAGAAAGTTGGCTCAATATTTACATTTTCAGTTTTTAGTGATGTTGCAAAAGATTTAATGAATTTAAGAATGATTAAATCAAATGAAGAAATTGAAATTATTAAAAATGGTGCAAGAATTGCTGACCTTGGTGGTGAAGAGATTGCTAAAAATATAAGAGAAGGTAATACCGAAATAGAAATTGCAATTGCTGGAAGAGATCGAATGGAAAGAGAAATTGTAAAATCCTATCCAGGAGCAGAATACATGGATACATGGGTTTGGTTTCAATCTGGAATAAATACAGACGGCGCACATAATCCAAAAACAAACCGCAAGCTTCAAAAGGGAGATATTTTATCCTTAAATACGTTTCCAATGATCTCTGGTTATTACACAGCATTAGAGAGAACTTTATTTTTAGATCATGCAGATGACGCATCCTTAAAAGCATGGGAGGCAAATGTTAAAGTTCATAAACGGGGATTAGAATTAATAAAACCAGGTGTGAAGTGTTCTGATATTTGTCATGAGCTAAATGAATTATTTGCTGAACTTGGTTATCTTCAATATCGAACTTTTGGTTACGGTCATTCTTTTGGGGTGCTTTCACATTTTTATGGAAGGGAAGCCGGGTTAGAACTTAGAGAAGATATTGATACAGTTTTAGAGGAAAACATGGTGGTCTCGATGGAGCCGATGATCATGATCCCAGAGGGAAAACCTGGAGCAGGGGGTTATAGAGAACATGATATCTTAGTGATTGGTAAAGAGGGTGCTGAAAATATTACAAAATTTCCTTTTGGCCCTGAGCACAATATTATAAAAGCTTAA
- a CDS encoding serine/threonine protein kinase has translation MSENKTIVNSWNEWDPLKHVIVGRADGTCIPAPEPALDAKVPEDSDMRGQFGPRTKDTVDKANQLLDDFSNMLEKRGIKVDRPTPIDFNQKTSTPDWEAETMFGCMPPRDVLLTVGNEILEATMSYRCRWFEYLCYRPLLKDYYNQDPNMRHESAPKPRLTDADYRKDYLSDKIGVQKRLEWTEQKYFVTTEEEPLFDAADVLRFGKDLVVQHGFTTNLKGIDWLKRHYKDHRVHAVNFPGDPYPIHIDATFTPIKEGLIINNPQRRLPKEQRKLFEDNGWQIVDSAQPAHNEPPALCYSSVWLSMNVLVLDPKTVCVEKSEVYQAEQLDKFGMEVVPVDLRDAYAFGGGLHCCTADVYREGSLKDYFPKQ, from the coding sequence ATGAGTGAGAATAAAACAATCGTTAATAGTTGGAATGAGTGGGATCCATTAAAGCATGTAATTGTTGGAAGAGCAGATGGAACGTGTATTCCAGCACCAGAGCCTGCGCTCGATGCAAAGGTTCCTGAAGATAGCGATATGCGAGGTCAGTTTGGTCCTCGAACAAAAGATACCGTTGATAAAGCGAACCAACTTCTAGATGATTTTTCTAACATGTTAGAGAAAAGAGGAATTAAAGTTGACCGACCCACTCCAATTGATTTTAATCAAAAAACATCAACACCTGATTGGGAAGCTGAAACGATGTTTGGCTGCATGCCTCCAAGAGATGTTTTGTTAACCGTTGGCAATGAAATTTTAGAAGCAACGATGAGTTATCGTTGTAGATGGTTTGAATATTTATGTTACCGACCTTTGTTAAAAGATTATTATAATCAAGATCCTAATATGAGACACGAGTCTGCGCCAAAACCAAGATTAACTGATGCAGATTATAGAAAAGATTATCTATCCGATAAAATTGGAGTTCAAAAAAGACTAGAGTGGACTGAACAAAAGTATTTTGTAACTACAGAAGAAGAACCTTTATTTGATGCAGCAGACGTTTTAAGATTTGGAAAAGATCTTGTGGTTCAACATGGATTTACAACCAACTTAAAAGGAATTGATTGGTTAAAAAGACATTACAAAGATCATAGAGTTCACGCAGTTAATTTTCCAGGGGACCCGTATCCTATTCACATTGATGCAACCTTTACACCAATTAAAGAAGGTTTAATTATCAATAACCCTCAAAGAAGATTACCAAAAGAACAAAGAAAATTATTTGAAGATAATGGATGGCAAATTGTGGATAGTGCTCAACCTGCTCACAATGAACCTCCTGCACTTTGTTATTCATCAGTTTGGTTATCCATGAATGTACTAGTGCTTGATCCTAAAACGGTCTGTGTTGAAAAAAGTGAAGTATACCAAGCAGAGCAATTAGATAAATTTGGTATGGAAGTTGTTCCGGTAGATTTAAGAGATGCGTATGCTTTTGGTGGTGGTCTTCATTGTTGTACTGCAGATGTCTATCGAGAAGGCTCATTAAAAGATTATTTTCCAAAGCAATAA